The sequence below is a genomic window from Vicia villosa cultivar HV-30 ecotype Madison, WI unplaced genomic scaffold, Vvil1.0 ctg.003730F_1_1, whole genome shotgun sequence.
GGCTCTCCACAATACATTATCAACGCTCATGTTTTTGGTGATACCCATGTTTGCGAAGATGTTGGTTTTCTGTTTAGAAACACTGAGGTTACACggttttctttaaacagaaaagaaaattttAGTTACTTCAAAAAGAGATTAGAGACGAAGCTTGCACGGGGTGATGTATTCCAAATTCTTTACCAATATCGATTTCTTTGTGGGAACAACCCAGTCAAGTTTATCCAAGTTGAGGTCAAAGATGATAAAGACCTACAGAATATGTTTTCCAATCATGAGTATTCTGGTTACGAGTCCATAGAGTTGTATGTTACTCTACCAGAAGTTCAACCCTCACAATTGGCGGAGTCACAAGTCATTGATTCACTGGTCGACGAGCAAGTAGAGGTCGACGTcatagaagaagaacaagaagcacCGAAAATAGAAGTTGATCACCTAGTCAACGAGGAATCTGAAGACGAACAGGACGTTGTTGTGCCACCAGATCAAGTGTATATGCCTCCAGCGCACATGAGGAACTTGAAATTGGATGGGGATGAACCATCGTCTGATATTTTCTATGATCCATACACTCAAACAGATGCACGATTAAAAGAAGGAGACAAATTTCGTTCAAGGGaggaatgtatcatggccataaaAAGATTTCATATGGCAAACAATGTTGATTTTTGAGTTGATCGCGCCAACGTTGAGAGGTACAAAATTAAGTGTAGAAACCCTGATTGTGGATTCAGGTTGGCTGCATCATACAGTAAGAGAAGTGATTCTTGGGTGATAGGATCTATTTCCCAAGATCACACATGTGTTAACACAAATGTTTCCCAAGATCATCGTAAGCTAAGTTATGATATTAAATGTCAGGAAATCTTGCCTCTAGTAGACAAAGATCAGTCAGTAAAGGTGAAAATGATAATCTCTCATACGGTTGCAACTTACAATTACACTCCATCTTATAGAAAGGCGTGGCTGGCGAAAACCAAAGCAATCAAACTTGTGTATGGCAATTGGGAGGATTCGTACAAACAACTTCCACGTTTCTTATCTGCGCTTCAGATTTATGCTCCTGGAACCGTTACTATTTTAGAGACCCTTCCGGCGCAATCTCCAGAAGGAACGTGCCTTCAAGGAAATGTGATATTCCACAGGGTTTTCTGGGCTTTCCGCACATGTGTTCAAGGATTTGCATATtgcaaaccaattcttcaaatagaTGGCACTTGGTTGTACGGTAAATATAAGGGGACCTTGTTGATGGCTGTGGCACAAGACGGAAATAGTAACATTTTTCCTGTTGCGTTCGCTCTTGTGGAAGGAGAAACTGTGGgaggttggggtttctttctcaGAAATCTTCGGACACACGTTTCTCCCCAACCTGGGCTCTGTTTGATTTCAGATAGGCATGCTTCCATCGAGAGTGCGTACAAAAATCCAGCAAACGGTTGGCAAGACCCACCTTCAACGCACGTTTACTGTATTCGGCATATCGCACAAAATTTCATGCGAGAGATAAAGTATAAGGTTCTTCGGAAGACTCTTGTCAATGCTGGATATGCCTTAACTCAACCGACGTTCCAGTATTATCGACACGAAATCGTATTGTCAAATCCAGAGGAAGGCATATGGATAGATAATCTAGCTAAAGAGAAATGGACCAGATCCTACGATAACGGGCAGCGATTGgggcacatgactacaaatcttgtggagtCTATGAACGGAGTATTTAAGGGCATTAGACACCTTCCGATTACTGCCTTGGTGCAagcaacctactttaggatggcttctaTTTTCACAAGAAGAGGTGAGCGGTGGAGTGCAGTTTTAGAATCCGGACAAGTATTCAGCGAAACCTgcgtcaaattcatgaaagaaCAATCTTCCAAAGCCAACAGCCCAAATGTTATATCTTACAACCGATTCAACCAGACCttcagtgtcaaagaaacaattgaccataaTGAGGGCCTTCCGAGACAACAATACAGGGTTCTTACAAAATAAGGGTGGTGCGACTGCGGAAAGTTTCAAGCCTTACGCATGCCTTTCTCTCATGTCATAGTAGCATGTTCGTATGCGCACCAAGATCCTTTAGCACTattatctcccatttacaaggcgGAGACCTTTCTCGGAGTGTACAACAATGCATTTCaagtgatggcaaaggaggattattggcctgcgtATGAGGGGGACGTGGTTTGGCATAATAACAACATGCGGCGAAAGAAAAGAGGTCGACCCAACAACACACACATCAGAACTGAAATGGATGATCATGAGAAAATGGTAAGAAAGTGTGGCTTATGTCGTCAAGTCGGGCACAATAAAAATACATGTCCTAATCATGGAGTAACCTCCCCCAACAAATAATTGTATGTCATGTGTTTGTACTACTTATGTATTTGTAGTTGTATTTGTActacttatttatttatatttgtatttgtacTAATTATGTATTTGTATTCTcttttattaaatcaactagAATTACATGTCTTTGTACTATcttttattaaatcaactagttatgtATTTGTActatctttaattaaatcaactactCATGTATTTTGTCTTGTAGTGAAGCTGTCTTCATGTCCCATACTGTCAGTCTGTATTTTGGACACTCAAATATgcatgctttcgtctagtcccGTCAAGTCAGGCGTTGATCAGTGTGCTTGCATTTATCATACAAGTTAGGCGTGCTTGTATACAGTACACAACAATACTCCTTTTctacccactactattataaattaggggtTCCTAGGGTTGAATTTATACACAGAAACACAAAcaccaaacacaaacacaacaatgcctcgcattaggccagatggatgtcaccggacaaCAAAGCCCccgccccggagatcaacatggcgtCTCGAGCCTGAACTGGAGTATCGCAGAATGAACAGGCATGTCATATTCTctcccgtcaaacctcccatgccggttacGTTTTGGAACATCTCTTCCatcgagcaactcaa
It includes:
- the LOC131641423 gene encoding uncharacterized protein LOC131641423, with the protein product MIISHTVATYNYTPSYRKAWLAKTKAIKLVYGNWEDSYKQLPRFLSALQIYAPGTVTILETLPAQSPEGTCLQGNVIFHRVFWAFRTCVQGFAYCKPILQIDGTWLYGKYKGTLLMAVAQDGNSNIFPVAFALVEGETVGGWGFFLRNLRTHVSPQPGLCLISDRHASIESAYKNPANGWQDPPSTHVYCIRHIAQNFMREIKYKVLRKTLVNAGYALTQPTFQYYRHEIVLSNPEEGIWIDNLAKEKWTRSYDNGQRLGHMTTNLVESMNGVFKGIRHLPITALVQATYFRMASIFTRRGERWSAVLESGQVFSETCVKFMKEQSSKANSPNVISYNRFNQTFSVKETIDHNEGLPRQQYRVLTK